One window from the genome of Opisthocomus hoazin isolate bOpiHoa1 chromosome 11, bOpiHoa1.hap1, whole genome shotgun sequence encodes:
- the SLC38A3 gene encoding sodium-coupled neutral amino acid transporter 3 gives MDTTDVPLQAEMVELVPNGKHTAALTASTVPSLAGDRFEENQSGAAEMEEFLPHGAEKKQMHFTDFEGKTSFGMSVFNLSNAIMGSGILGLAYAMANTGIILFLFLLTAVALLSSYSIHLLLKSSGIVGIRAYEQLGFRAFGTPGKLAAAVAITLQNIGAMSSYLYIVKSEVPLVIQTFLNLEEKTTEWYMNGNYLVILVSITVILPLALMKQLGYLGYASGFSLSCMVFFLISVIYKKFQIPCPLPEQEGNLTGSLNATPVSTSDYQNGYTVLQAPEQGTCTPSFFTLNSQTAYTIPIMAFAFVCHPEVLPIYTELKNPSKKKMQCVSNISITVMYIMYFLAALFGYLTFYGRVESELLHTYNKVDPFDVLILCVRVAVLTAVTLTVPIVLFPVRRAIQQMLFQGKDFSWIRHVTIAVVLLTFINLLVIFAPSILGIFGMIGATSAPCLIFIFPAIFYIRIMPKDKEPLRSTPKILAACFALLGVLFMIMSLSFIIIDWATAGAKSGGSH, from the exons ATGGACACCACGGACGTGCCCCTCCAGGCCGAGATGGTGGAGCTGGTGCCCAACGGGAAGCACACGGCTGCGCTCACCGCCTCCACGGTCCCCTCGCTGGCGGGTGACAG GTTTGAGGAGAACCAGTCCGGTGCGGCAGAGATGGAGGAGTTCCTGCCCCACGGCGCCGAGAAGAAGCAGATGCACTTCACCGAC TTCGAAGGGAAGACGTCTTTCGGGATGTCCGTCTTCAACCTGAGCAACGCCATCATGGGCAGCGGCATCCTGGGGCTGGCCTACGCCATGGCCAACACCGGCATCATCCTCTTCCT CTTCCTCCTGACGGCGGTGGCCCTGCTCTCCAGCTACTCCATCCACCTGCTGCTCAAGTCCTCCGGCATCGTGG GCATCCGCGCCTACGAGCAGCTGGGCTTCCGAGCCTTCGGCACGCCGGGGAAGCTGGCTGCGGCCGTCGCCATCACGCTGCAGAACATCGGAG CCATGTCCAGCTACCTGTACATCGTCAAATCCGAAGTGCCTCTCGTCATCCAGACCTTCCTCAACCTGGAGGAGAAGACCAC GGAATGGTACATGAACGGGAACTACCTGGTGATCCTGGTTTCCATCACCGTTATCCTGCCCCTGGCCCTCATGAAGCAGCTGG GCTACCTTGGCTACGCCAGTGGCTTCTCCCTCAGCTGTATGGTCTTCTTCCTCATCTCG GTCATCTATAAGAAGTTCCAGATCCCCTGCCCACTCCCCGAGCAGGAGGGGAACCTCACGGGCAGCCTCAATGCCACCCCTGTCAGCACCAGCGACTACCAGAATGGCTACACCGTCCTCCAGGCCCCTGAGCAGGGCACCTGCACCCCCAGCTTCTTCACCCTGAACTCCCAG ACGGCGTACACCATCCCCATCATGGCCTTCGCCTTTGTCTGCCACCCCGAGGTCCTGCCCATCTACACTGAGCTGAAGAA CCCCTCCAAGAAGAAGATGCAGTGCGTCTCCAACATCTCCATCACGGTCATGTACATCATGTACTTCTTGGCTGCCCTCTTTGGCTACCTCACGTTCTACG GCCGCGTGGAGTCGGAGCTGCTGCACACGTACAACAAGGTGGACCCCTTCGATGTGCTCATCCTGTGCGTGCGGGTGGCCGTGCTGACGGCTGTCACCCTCACCGTCCCCATCGTCCTCTTCCCG gtgcGCCGGGCCATCCAGCAGATGCTGTTCCAAGGGAAGGACTTCAGCTGGATCCGCCACGTCACCATCGCTGTGGTCCTGCTGACCTTCATCAACCTCTTGGTCATCTTTGCCCCCTCCATCCTTGGCATCTTTGGCATGATTG GTGccacctctgctccctgcctcatCTTCATCTTCCCCGCCATCTTCTACATCCGCATCATGCCCAAGGACAAGGAGCCCCTGCGCTCCACCCCCAAAATCTTG gcTGCCTGCTTCGCCCTCCTCGGGGTGCTCTTCATGATCATGAGCTTGAGCTTCATCATCATCGACTGGGCCACGGCGGGGGCGAAGAGCGGCGGCAGCCACTAG